From a single Campylobacter concisus genomic region:
- a CDS encoding ATP-dependent helicase, protein MPLSRLNKEQYTAATAPFGHNLIIASAGTGKTSTIVARIAHLLNLGVKPEKILLLTFTNKAASEMIERLNRYFDKQITSKITAGTFHSVSFSLLKSLDKGVTLKQPSELKTLLKSLVERRKFYHLSDVKPYGGAYLYDLYSLFQNSEQGTTFGKWISDKSEEQGVYAEIYEDVLEEFEAEKAKFSYADFNDLLIKMRDELKKGANLAYDEILIDEYQDTNTLQGSLIDAFATKSLFCVGDFDQSIYAFNGANIEIIGSFKDRFPNANIYALNVNYRSSSSILALANKVINNNPRLYKKHLTVSREGNFKPPRLLVYNELFDQYQNIADIISLSPFNRENIAIIFRNNSSADGIEVALKERGIGSKRKGGVSFFESREIKALIDIMGIYVNPKDIMAFIHICEYAKGVGSAVSKEIFDALLKLGHGNLIKGIVEPDESINISSNKRRNYQLGLFDDLDEFAEVSRFSKLGFSDKFLGHPVLKLQKLSESGAQFLYEIYNFLKGMRNISKPATMINEIKTSKIYSLIVENLSTKRATLKNGNIDLALKEEVKERIMAKSVVLSELAKKYQDISKFYNFLALGSNEMSEGQGVSLLSVHASKGLEFDQVFIVDLAQNRFPNLKLMSMGGSLEEERRLFYVAVTRAKDELYLSYAKYDKIKKVNYQPSRFLIEAGMAKEEV, encoded by the coding sequence ATGCCCTTATCTAGGTTAAACAAAGAACAATATACTGCCGCAACTGCGCCATTTGGACACAATCTCATCATCGCTTCAGCTGGCACTGGCAAGACTAGCACCATAGTCGCTCGCATCGCACATCTTTTAAATTTAGGCGTAAAGCCAGAGAAAATTTTGCTTCTAACATTTACCAACAAAGCAGCCAGCGAGATGATAGAGCGCTTAAATAGGTATTTTGACAAACAAATCACCTCCAAAATCACCGCAGGCACCTTTCACTCGGTCTCATTTTCGCTTTTAAAAAGCCTTGATAAAGGCGTCACGCTAAAGCAGCCAAGCGAGCTAAAGACGCTTTTAAAAAGTCTTGTTGAGAGGCGTAAATTTTACCATTTAAGCGATGTCAAGCCTTACGGCGGAGCATATTTATACGACCTTTACTCGCTCTTTCAAAACAGCGAACAAGGCACAACATTTGGCAAATGGATAAGCGATAAGAGCGAAGAGCAGGGCGTTTATGCTGAAATTTATGAAGATGTTTTAGAGGAGTTTGAGGCTGAAAAGGCTAAATTTTCTTATGCTGACTTTAACGACCTTCTTATAAAAATGCGCGACGAGCTAAAAAAGGGAGCAAATTTAGCTTATGATGAAATTTTGATCGACGAGTATCAAGACACAAACACGCTTCAAGGCAGCCTAATAGACGCATTTGCGACAAAGAGCCTATTTTGCGTGGGCGATTTTGACCAGAGCATCTACGCATTTAACGGCGCAAATATCGAGATAATAGGTTCATTTAAAGATCGCTTCCCAAACGCAAATATCTACGCTTTAAATGTAAATTACCGCTCAAGCTCAAGCATACTTGCCCTTGCAAATAAGGTAATAAACAACAATCCAAGGCTTTATAAAAAGCACCTAACCGTGAGCCGTGAGGGAAATTTCAAGCCTCCAAGGCTGCTTGTCTATAACGAGCTTTTTGATCAGTATCAAAACATCGCTGATATCATCTCGCTCTCGCCATTTAATAGAGAAAATATCGCCATAATTTTTAGAAATAACTCATCAGCCGATGGCATAGAAGTCGCGCTAAAAGAGCGAGGCATCGGCTCAAAGCGAAAGGGTGGGGTGAGCTTCTTTGAGAGCCGTGAGATCAAGGCGCTCATTGACATCATGGGAATTTATGTCAATCCAAAAGATATAATGGCGTTTATCCACATTTGCGAATACGCAAAGGGCGTTGGTAGCGCAGTTAGCAAGGAAATTTTTGACGCGCTGCTTAAGCTTGGGCATGGAAATTTAATAAAAGGGATAGTTGAGCCAGACGAGAGCATAAATATCTCATCAAATAAAAGGCGAAACTACCAGCTAGGCCTTTTTGACGACCTTGATGAATTTGCCGAGGTTTCAAGGTTTTCTAAGCTTGGCTTTAGTGATAAATTTCTAGGCCATCCAGTGCTAAAACTACAAAAGCTAAGCGAGAGTGGGGCGCAGTTTTTATATGAAATTTACAACTTTTTAAAGGGCATGAGAAATATCTCAAAGCCAGCCACGATGATAAATGAGATAAAAACTAGTAAAATTTACTCTCTCATCGTTGAAAATCTCAGTACAAAAAGGGCAACTCTAAAAAATGGCAACATCGATCTTGCTCTAAAAGAAGAGGTCAAAGAGCGCATAATGGCAAAGAGTGTGGTGCTAAGCGAGCTAGCTAAAAAATATCAAGATATCAGTAAATTTTATAACTTCTTAGCCCTTGGAAGCAATGAGATGAGCGAAGGGCAGGGTGTTAGCTTGCTTAGCGTGCATGCGAGCAAGGGGCTTGAGTTTGACCAAGTTTTTATCGTCGATCTTGCGCAAAACCGTTTTCCAAATTTAAAGCTAATGAGCATGGGCGGCAGCCTAGAAGAAGAGAGGCGGCTCTTTTACGTAGCTGTAACTCGTGCAAAAGACGAGCTCTATCTTAGCTACGCAAAATACGACAAGATAAAGAAGGTGAATTATCAGCCAAGTAGGTTTTTGATAGAGGCTGGCATGGCAAAAGAGGAAGTTTAA
- a CDS encoding flagellar protein, translated as MSSAWDYEANACSSDCKFSAKFEGCEVAMGAPTLGELRLFINSKHCLKLKNEPSNHEKRLSNFDQNLVKDDDALQILLSERATACFLFSEDSKFLAFSEWTADKMQIIKIVRLADISIKTVGKPKRVVEFLSFDDGVLFEDKI; from the coding sequence ATGAGCTCGGCTTGGGACTATGAGGCAAATGCGTGTAGCAGTGATTGCAAATTTAGCGCCAAATTTGAAGGCTGTGAGGTCGCTATGGGCGCTCCAACCCTTGGCGAGCTACGACTTTTTATAAATAGCAAGCACTGTCTAAAATTAAAAAATGAGCCTTCAAACCACGAAAAAAGACTATCAAATTTTGATCAAAATTTAGTTAAAGATGACGATGCGCTTCAAATTTTACTTAGCGAAAGGGCGACTGCTTGCTTTTTGTTTTCAGAGGACTCTAAATTTCTAGCTTTTTCCGAATGGACGGCAGATAAAATGCAGATCATAAAAATAGTGCGCCTAGCCGATATAAGCATAAAAACCGTCGGAAAGCCAAAAAGAGTAGTGGAATTTCTCTCGTTTGATGATGGCGTGCTTTTTGAGGATAAAATTTAA
- the pbpC gene encoding penicillin-binding protein 1C, with protein sequence MKKFKFLKFLALFLALVVAIFLILDQIYPLNLEALKKDEAKILLDKNGEIINMKLSSDGIWRFHEQSFPNSLKQCVVLFEDRYFYYHFGVNFASIFRAFFHNLRSDNRIGASTITMQVARMLEPNERSYKNKIREIFRAFQLELHFSKDEILNFYLNLAPYGGNIEGAKAASFFYFGKELNELSYAQAALLSTIPKNPNKNRLDRVSNINALKNRVIKMLYKANLIDLSAFKRAQAEPFKNVRAKAIVTAEDYANVAFKNQISKASLDLNLQKDMLKILKDAMFSLKAKNANNAAAVVIDNKKMSVVAFIGSHDEHARDGKNSALNMKRNTGSTLKPFIYSLALDSGLITPNSQLIDTQIYIKEYAPKNFSNDFLGIVSAKDALNFSLNIPVINLNLKLKDNSLYELLEKVNLVDENKEYYGASITLGSAEMSLLDLAHLYTIYANDGIYRPLEFAGKNYKNEEKNVTLISPQSAYLTAKMLSEASRSYLKNAWQYAQNTPKIAFKTGTSANSRDLYAIGVDENYTIAIWIGNFNAGKTDKLTGLNDVSKSLFNMFKIIAQKEKLRFMSEPDGIEKLSTCLDAFNYEKCKKMALDDRIKGVDLKDKCESLRGEELDFLVKNELLDKDEIQKSPCAEIFKDKKPAFAYPYDGEEIVTDENITQVMVKCYAFLGDEIYLKIDDLNFSKIENASEKKFDLTLGEHSIKCLDQNSNQSEITIKIRR encoded by the coding sequence ATGAAAAAGTTTAAATTTCTAAAATTCCTTGCCTTATTTTTGGCTTTAGTGGTTGCTATTTTTTTGATATTAGATCAAATTTATCCACTAAATTTAGAGGCGCTTAAAAAAGATGAAGCCAAAATTTTGCTTGATAAAAATGGCGAGATCATAAATATGAAGCTTAGTAGCGATGGAATTTGGAGATTTCACGAGCAAAGCTTCCCAAACTCGCTAAAACAATGCGTCGTGCTCTTTGAAGATAGGTATTTTTACTACCATTTTGGAGTAAATTTTGCCTCCATTTTTAGAGCATTTTTTCACAACCTAAGAAGCGACAACCGCATAGGTGCTAGCACTATCACGATGCAAGTGGCAAGGATGCTTGAACCAAATGAGAGGAGCTATAAAAATAAGATAAGAGAAATTTTTAGAGCATTTCAGCTCGAGCTTCACTTTAGCAAGGATGAAATTTTAAATTTTTATCTAAATTTAGCTCCATATGGTGGCAATATCGAAGGTGCAAAGGCGGCAAGTTTTTTTTATTTTGGCAAGGAGCTAAATGAGCTAAGCTACGCTCAGGCCGCACTTTTAAGCACAATACCTAAAAATCCAAATAAAAATAGACTTGACCGCGTCTCAAACATAAATGCTCTAAAAAACAGAGTCATAAAGATGCTTTACAAGGCAAATTTAATTGATCTTAGCGCATTTAAAAGGGCCCAAGCTGAGCCATTTAAAAATGTAAGAGCAAAAGCTATCGTAACCGCGGAAGATTATGCAAATGTCGCTTTTAAAAACCAAATTTCAAAGGCGAGTTTGGATCTAAATTTACAAAAAGATATGCTTAAAATTTTAAAAGATGCGATGTTTTCGCTAAAGGCTAAAAATGCAAACAACGCTGCTGCCGTGGTCATTGATAACAAAAAAATGAGCGTTGTTGCCTTCATAGGCTCGCACGATGAGCACGCACGTGATGGCAAAAACTCAGCCCTAAATATGAAACGAAATACCGGCAGCACACTAAAGCCTTTTATCTACTCGCTTGCTCTTGATAGCGGGCTTATAACGCCAAATTCGCAGTTAATAGACACGCAAATTTATATAAAAGAGTATGCTCCAAAGAATTTTAGTAATGATTTTTTAGGTATCGTAAGCGCAAAAGATGCTCTAAATTTCAGCCTAAATATTCCGGTTATAAATTTAAACTTAAAACTAAAAGACAATTCGCTTTATGAGCTACTCGAAAAGGTAAATTTAGTAGATGAAAATAAGGAGTATTATGGAGCTTCTATAACGCTTGGAAGTGCTGAAATGAGCCTGCTTGATCTTGCTCATCTTTATACTATTTATGCAAATGACGGCATTTATAGGCCGCTTGAGTTTGCTGGCAAAAACTACAAAAATGAGGAGAAAAATGTAACTCTCATCTCGCCTCAAAGTGCCTATTTGACTGCTAAAATGCTAAGTGAAGCCTCAAGATCGTATCTAAAAAATGCTTGGCAGTACGCCCAAAATACGCCAAAGATTGCTTTTAAAACTGGCACAAGCGCAAACTCACGTGATCTTTACGCCATAGGCGTTGATGAAAATTACACAATTGCTATTTGGATTGGAAATTTTAATGCCGGTAAAACCGATAAATTAACAGGACTAAATGACGTATCAAAGAGTCTTTTTAATATGTTTAAGATAATCGCTCAAAAAGAGAAGTTAAGATTTATGAGTGAGCCAGATGGCATAGAAAAGCTGTCAACCTGCCTTGATGCCTTTAACTATGAAAAGTGCAAAAAAATGGCGCTTGATGATAGGATAAAGGGTGTAGATTTAAAAGATAAATGCGAAAGTTTAAGAGGCGAAGAGCTTGATTTTTTGGTTAAAAATGAGCTTTTGGATAAAGATGAGATACAAAAAAGTCCTTGTGCTGAAATTTTTAAAGATAAAAAGCCAGCTTTTGCCTATCCGTATGACGGTGAAGAGATAGTGACAGATGAAAATATTACACAAGTTATGGTAAAATGCTACGCGTTTTTAGGCGATGAAATTTACCTAAAAATAGATGATTTGAACTTTTCTAAGATAGAAAATGCAAGCGAAAAAAAGTTTGATCTAACTCTTGGCGAGCACAGCATAAAATGCCTTGATCAAAACTCAAATCAAAGTGAAATAACAATAAAAATAAGGAGATAA
- a CDS encoding MacB family efflux pump subunit: protein MISLKNITKSFKLGDNEIEILHGINLEIKKGEFIAIIGQSGSGKSTLMNILGCLDSPSGGQYLLDGKDISKFDSDALAKLRRDKFGFIFQRYNLLSTMNALENVALPSIYAGANKSDREKRGMEILDSLGLSEKAKNLPNKLSGGQQQRVSIARALMNGGEIILADEPTGALDSKSGLRVMEILVDLYKKGHTIIIVTHDPKIAEYASRVIEIKDGNIVSDNVKNSEIFEAKKQTQPEKSKFTYYKDQLIESFKMSVNAMLAHKLRSLLTMLGIIIGITAVISVVALGKGSQEQILAGIRKIGTNTIDIMPGKGFGDMLSGRVKTLSISDANMLSKQSFLDSVTPNTSTSGVLTYENISLSASLKGGGVGSFDVNGLKLEEGRIYDDDEVLNSDSVALIDQNTKNSIFKNDDPIGKIILFNKKPLRIIGVLQKDDFKMGDSSTLKIYAPYTTVLNKVTGDKFISSITAKVNEGVNAQIAEKTLTELLEIKHGKKDFFTRNSDSIKQTIEETISTMRLLISSIAVVSLVVGGIGVMNIMLVSVTERTKEIGIKMAIGARQSNILQQFLIEAVLLCLIGGAIGIVLSYAIGYIFNNFLNGFSMIFSNGSIVLALVTSMAIGIIFGYMPAKNASKLNPIDALSRE, encoded by the coding sequence GTGATAAGTCTAAAAAATATCACAAAAAGCTTTAAGCTTGGCGATAATGAGATAGAGATCTTGCATGGTATAAATTTAGAGATAAAAAAGGGCGAATTTATAGCCATTATCGGTCAGTCTGGCTCTGGCAAATCAACGCTGATGAACATCCTTGGCTGCTTAGATAGCCCAAGTGGCGGGCAGTACTTGCTAGACGGCAAAGATATATCAAAATTTGATAGCGACGCACTTGCTAAGCTGAGGCGAGATAAATTTGGCTTTATCTTTCAAAGATATAACCTTCTTAGCACGATGAACGCCCTTGAAAATGTCGCGCTTCCTAGCATCTACGCAGGTGCAAATAAGAGCGACCGAGAAAAAAGAGGAATGGAGATTTTAGACTCTCTTGGACTTAGTGAAAAGGCTAAAAATTTACCAAATAAACTCTCAGGCGGACAACAGCAAAGAGTCTCCATAGCAAGGGCGCTGATGAATGGTGGTGAGATCATCTTGGCTGACGAGCCAACAGGCGCGCTTGATAGCAAAAGTGGTCTAAGGGTGATGGAAATTTTAGTGGATCTTTACAAAAAAGGCCACACTATCATCATCGTCACGCACGACCCAAAGATCGCAGAGTACGCGAGTCGTGTGATCGAGATAAAAGATGGCAACATCGTAAGTGATAATGTAAAAAACAGTGAAATTTTTGAGGCCAAAAAGCAAACTCAGCCAGAAAAGAGCAAATTTACCTACTATAAAGATCAGCTAATTGAAAGCTTTAAAATGTCGGTAAATGCGATGCTAGCTCATAAATTAAGATCGCTTTTAACGATGCTTGGCATTATAATTGGCATCACGGCGGTCATTAGCGTCGTAGCTCTTGGCAAAGGCTCACAGGAGCAAATTTTAGCTGGCATCAGAAAGATCGGTACAAATACGATCGATATCATGCCAGGAAAAGGCTTTGGCGATATGCTCTCAGGCAGGGTAAAAACGCTCTCTATAAGTGATGCAAATATGCTCTCAAAGCAGTCGTTTCTTGACTCAGTCACTCCAAACACAAGCACCTCAGGCGTGCTAACTTATGAAAATATCTCGCTAAGTGCGAGCTTAAAAGGCGGTGGAGTAGGGAGCTTTGATGTAAATGGGCTAAAGCTAGAAGAGGGCAGAATTTACGATGATGACGAGGTTTTAAACTCAGATTCAGTCGCACTAATCGATCAAAACACCAAAAATAGCATCTTTAAAAATGATGATCCTATCGGCAAGATCATACTTTTTAACAAAAAGCCACTTCGCATTATCGGCGTTTTGCAAAAGGATGATTTTAAGATGGGCGATTCAAGCACGCTTAAAATTTACGCCCCATACACGACTGTGCTAAACAAGGTCACTGGAGATAAATTTATAAGTTCGATAACCGCCAAAGTAAATGAGGGCGTCAATGCGCAAATCGCCGAAAAAACACTAACTGAGCTTTTAGAGATCAAGCACGGCAAAAAGGATTTTTTTACAAGAAACTCAGACAGCATCAAGCAAACGATCGAAGAGACCATCTCAACCATGCGCCTTCTCATCTCAAGCATAGCAGTCGTCTCGCTCGTAGTTGGGGGCATAGGCGTCATGAACATCATGCTAGTTTCAGTCACCGAGCGCACCAAAGAGATAGGCATAAAAATGGCGATCGGAGCTAGACAGAGCAACATCTTGCAGCAGTTTTTGATAGAGGCGGTGCTACTTTGCCTTATCGGCGGAGCCATCGGCATCGTCCTATCCTACGCGATCGGCTATATCTTTAACAACTTCTTAAACGGCTTTAGCATGATCTTTTCAAACGGCTCGATCGTGCTTGCACTTGTCACGTCGATGGCTATTGGCATCATCTTTGGCTACATGCCAGCTAAAAACGCCTCAAAACTAAATCCAATAGATGCGCTTTCAAGGGAGTAA
- a CDS encoding TolC family protein encodes MKFLSLALVLVLSGCAVKNIDENYKHILLEDNASGELNLDTSWWKQYEQSYLDELVELALKNNTDLAKAAINVNKALAQAGVLEANLIPSFNAGIEVSSNKNIKEGGASSRNFGSSIGLSYELDLWQKLANSKDAAMFEARATKFDLEASKLSVINSVTDVYFQILYLNESIKTYEQILEIYNKLNEIVGLKFKLGKEEALSLKQMNSQLLSAQNKIESAKKELVSAKKTLRILLNERPEFELKFEGLTLSPVKRAGVDLNVPTSAIANRPDLRAAIFRIEEGILNYKASQKEFYPSITLGASLKSSTDKKDEAFNLKFLNGNIALNLPFLNYHKLKSNLKVSEANFELAKLNYISTLNSALNEIDAFYKGYLSDEALLTNYQEQIKNYEEISKIYELKYSYGKVELKQFLEAKNSELEAKIGLLKAKYTLLQDELNIYKAMAGKFNR; translated from the coding sequence ATGAAATTTCTAAGCCTAGCTTTAGTGCTCGTTTTAAGCGGCTGCGCTGTTAAAAATATAGATGAAAACTACAAGCACATTTTACTTGAAGATAACGCCAGTGGTGAGCTAAATTTAGACACTTCTTGGTGGAAGCAGTATGAGCAAAGCTACCTTGATGAGCTTGTAGAGCTTGCGCTTAAAAACAACACCGATCTTGCAAAAGCGGCAATAAATGTAAATAAAGCACTCGCTCAAGCTGGCGTTTTAGAAGCAAATCTCATCCCAAGCTTTAATGCTGGCATCGAGGTATCAAGCAACAAAAATATAAAAGAGGGTGGTGCTTCTAGCAGAAATTTTGGCTCAAGCATAGGGCTTAGCTACGAGCTTGACCTTTGGCAAAAGCTAGCAAATAGCAAAGATGCAGCGATGTTTGAAGCTAGAGCTACTAAATTTGATCTGGAGGCTAGCAAACTAAGCGTGATAAACTCCGTGACAGACGTTTATTTTCAAATTTTATATCTAAACGAGAGTATCAAAACTTATGAGCAAATTTTAGAAATTTATAACAAGCTAAATGAGATAGTTGGGCTTAAATTTAAGCTTGGCAAAGAGGAGGCGCTAAGTCTAAAACAGATGAACTCACAGCTTTTGAGCGCTCAAAATAAGATAGAAAGTGCCAAAAAGGAGCTTGTGAGTGCTAAAAAAACGCTTAGGATTTTACTAAATGAGAGGCCAGAATTTGAGCTTAAATTTGAAGGTCTCACGCTAAGTCCCGTTAAAAGAGCGGGCGTTGATCTAAATGTGCCAACAAGCGCTATAGCAAACCGACCTGATCTAAGAGCGGCCATTTTCCGCATAGAAGAGGGTATCTTAAACTATAAAGCTAGTCAAAAAGAGTTTTATCCAAGCATCACGCTAGGAGCTAGCCTCAAAAGTAGCACCGACAAAAAAGATGAAGCCTTTAACCTTAAATTTCTAAATGGCAACATCGCTCTAAATTTACCATTTTTAAACTACCACAAGCTAAAGTCAAATTTAAAAGTTAGCGAGGCAAATTTCGAGCTTGCAAAGCTAAACTACATAAGCACTCTAAATAGCGCATTAAACGAGATAGACGCATTTTACAAAGGCTATTTATCCGACGAAGCGCTACTTACAAACTACCAAGAGCAGATAAAAAACTATGAGGAAATTTCAAAAATTTACGAGCTAAAATACTCCTACGGCAAAGTCGAGCTAAAGCAGTTTTTGGAGGCTAAAAACAGCGAGCTAGAGGCTAAAATAGGGCTATTAAAAGCAAAATACACGCTTTTACAAGACGAGCTAAATATCTACAAAGCCATGGCAGGCAAATTTAATAGGTAA
- a CDS encoding efflux RND transporter periplasmic adaptor subunit, producing MKKSKILIILLILSVGGYFIYDNFFKIKDEKVEFITKKAKKGSFSKKVDATGEIFATELVDVGAQVSGQIKKLYVKLGDQVKKGDMIASIDSSTQQNSIDNKEAQLAIYKAQLKSAKVALNIAKTQFDRENALFAKNATSKQEFESAKNTFSANSAKIKELEAQIKQTNIELSTAKINLGYTKITAPRDGIIVSVQVEEGQTVNANQTTPTIVKIADLSYVKMKMQIAEGDITKIKVGTPVEYSILSEPTKKFQTTVSSIDPGLTTLSDGSYGSSSSSKSTSSSTSSNSAVYYYAQSIVENKDKILRIGMTTQNELLIANVKDAIIVPSIGIKRDENGTFVYVLKDGKAVKTAVKTGIKDNLDTQIISGINEGDEIITSQGSASEIAKMIEKENKKF from the coding sequence ATGAAAAAATCTAAAATTTTAATAATCCTGCTTATTTTAAGCGTCGGCGGATATTTTATCTATGATAATTTTTTTAAGATAAAAGATGAAAAGGTGGAGTTTATCACCAAAAAGGCAAAGAAAGGTTCATTTAGCAAAAAGGTCGATGCGACTGGAGAAATTTTCGCTACCGAGCTAGTTGATGTGGGTGCCCAAGTGAGCGGCCAGATAAAAAAACTCTACGTTAAGCTTGGAGATCAGGTCAAAAAAGGCGATATGATCGCAAGCATCGATAGCTCGACCCAGCAAAATAGCATAGACAATAAAGAAGCTCAGCTTGCTATCTACAAAGCTCAACTTAAAAGTGCAAAAGTGGCTCTAAATATCGCTAAAACGCAGTTTGATAGAGAAAATGCACTTTTTGCCAAAAACGCCACTTCAAAACAAGAATTTGAAAGTGCAAAAAATACTTTTAGCGCAAATAGTGCCAAGATAAAGGAGCTTGAGGCTCAGATAAAGCAGACAAATATCGAGCTAAGTACGGCCAAGATAAATTTAGGCTACACAAAGATTACCGCTCCAAGAGATGGCATAATAGTAAGTGTACAGGTCGAAGAGGGACAGACTGTAAATGCTAATCAAACTACGCCAACTATCGTAAAGATCGCAGATCTTAGCTATGTCAAGATGAAGATGCAAATAGCAGAGGGCGACATCACAAAGATAAAAGTCGGCACGCCAGTTGAATACTCGATCCTATCTGAGCCAACGAAAAAATTTCAAACAACGGTTAGCTCAATTGACCCTGGCTTAACGACATTAAGCGATGGTAGCTATGGCTCTAGCAGTAGTAGCAAATCCACAAGCTCAAGCACTTCAAGCAACTCAGCTGTTTATTATTACGCGCAAAGCATAGTTGAAAATAAAGATAAAATTTTAAGAATAGGCATGACAACACAAAATGAGCTTTTAATAGCAAACGTAAAGGACGCTATCATCGTACCAAGTATCGGCATTAAAAGAGATGAAAATGGCACTTTTGTCTATGTTCTAAAAGATGGCAAAGCGGTAAAAACAGCGGTCAAAACCGGCATAAAAGACAACCTCGATACGCAGATCATTAGCGGCATAAACGAAGGCGATGAGATCATCACATCTCAAGGCTCAGCAAGCGAGATAGCCAAGATGATCGAAAAAGAAAATAAGAAGTTTTAA